The Arenicella xantha genome contains a region encoding:
- a CDS encoding GNAT family N-acetyltransferase has protein sequence MVEESLTVVNGESSTVVNEESSTVVNDESSTPLPNGLSHSLSLTGQHVALEPLAAAHVDALILAATDGELWKLPYTAVPDAAGMANMVSAAIALREQGAELPFAVRRLSDGKIVGSTRYYFISPHDRNLSIGYTWYAQSAQRTAVNTECKLLLLEHAFERLKCISVQWHTHHDNKRSQAAIQRLGAKFEGVLRNNKIMPDGSIRHTHCFSMLDTEWPESKQRLIARLNHYRTST, from the coding sequence ATGGTTGAAGAGTCCTTAACTGTAGTGAACGGTGAGTCCTCAACCGTGGTGAATGAAGAGTCCTCAACCGTCGTGAATGATGAGTCGTCAACTCCGTTGCCTAACGGTTTGTCACACTCATTATCTTTGACCGGCCAGCATGTGGCGCTGGAGCCGCTAGCTGCAGCTCACGTTGATGCCCTAATTCTGGCAGCGACAGACGGTGAGTTGTGGAAACTGCCCTATACGGCGGTGCCTGATGCCGCTGGTATGGCCAACATGGTTTCGGCTGCTATAGCGCTGCGCGAGCAGGGCGCAGAGCTACCATTCGCGGTGCGGCGACTAAGCGATGGAAAAATAGTTGGCTCAACTCGCTACTATTTCATAAGCCCGCACGATCGTAATCTGTCGATTGGTTACACCTGGTATGCCCAGTCAGCGCAACGCACAGCGGTGAATACCGAATGTAAACTATTATTGTTGGAGCATGCCTTCGAACGACTGAAATGTATCAGTGTGCAATGGCATACGCATCATGACAATAAGCGCTCACAAGCAGCAATACAGCGGCTCGGTGCAAAATTCGAAGGAGTTCTTCGCAACAACAAAATTATGCCCGATGGCTCGATTCGGCATACACACTGCTTCTCCATGTTGGATACTGAGTGGCCAGAGTCCAAACAACGGTTAATTGCGCGCTTGAATCACTATCGGACATCAACCTAA
- a CDS encoding beta-ketoacyl synthase → MTRLPVIVGFGGYNAAGRSSFHHAYRRTILHSLSDEKRVSTLLSLACLMRLVRFEDGQYISDDGEVMTPVQVADTYQSTIESNTLIRRIHASMFDPDKVLASTEFDLNSDETSQFVVRRRDLPQPLPANWQVEALDERTVKVTIDGSISVRMNTVRPMDVQSAGILPTGFLPADQYESRFHPRGLQLTVLGASDAMNSVGIPWDTIMQHISPDQVAVFAASGLGQTDDYGIGGYMQARSHGGRATSKQMALGLNSMPADFVNAYMCGSVGTTGAATGACATFLYNLRLGVDDIVAGRHRLVICGSSEAPVTPEVMEGFAAMSALGTDDRLAKLDGTETADHRRASRPFGENAGFTMGESTQYFVLMDDELALELGADIYGAVPNVFVNADGFKKSISSPGAGNYITVSKAVAAAQAIVGKEAVKERSFIQAHGSSTPQNRITESMIFDKVAKGFDIEKWPVTAVKAFVGHPLGPASGDQLANTLGVFADGIIPGIKTTEKVADDVFDDRLDIVLTDKAAKMDVAFLNSKGFGGNNATAIVLSPSVVESMLTHRYGDQKFQAYCDKREAVRAVAKEYDDKALQGDLQIIYNFGSGIIEEHEISVTEAALSIERFANAIPLEFANPYADMTDG, encoded by the coding sequence ATGACCCGTCTCCCCGTTATTGTTGGCTTTGGTGGTTACAATGCCGCCGGCCGTAGTTCGTTTCATCACGCATACCGCCGCACCATTCTGCATAGTTTGTCAGACGAAAAACGCGTCAGCACGTTATTAAGTTTGGCCTGTCTAATGCGCTTGGTTAGGTTCGAAGATGGTCAATATATCAGCGACGACGGAGAGGTTATGACACCTGTCCAGGTGGCTGACACTTATCAATCTACGATTGAAAGCAATACCCTGATTCGCAGGATCCATGCCAGCATGTTCGATCCAGACAAAGTGTTGGCATCGACTGAGTTCGACCTCAATAGTGACGAAACATCACAATTCGTGGTGCGCCGTCGGGATTTACCGCAACCGCTGCCAGCAAATTGGCAAGTTGAAGCATTAGATGAGCGTACGGTTAAGGTCACCATCGACGGTTCTATTTCGGTGAGAATGAACACGGTTCGCCCAATGGATGTGCAGTCTGCTGGTATCTTGCCGACTGGATTTTTACCCGCGGATCAGTATGAGTCTCGTTTTCATCCGCGCGGCTTGCAATTAACGGTGCTTGGCGCGTCAGATGCGATGAATTCCGTGGGTATTCCGTGGGACACGATTATGCAGCATATCTCGCCTGATCAAGTGGCGGTATTTGCGGCGAGTGGGCTAGGGCAGACTGATGACTACGGCATTGGTGGCTATATGCAAGCGCGATCACACGGCGGCCGAGCTACATCGAAGCAAATGGCTCTCGGGCTTAATTCGATGCCAGCTGATTTCGTGAATGCTTATATGTGCGGCAGTGTTGGTACCACCGGCGCGGCCACCGGAGCATGTGCCACCTTTTTGTATAATCTGCGTCTTGGGGTTGATGATATTGTCGCTGGACGTCATAGATTAGTGATCTGCGGTTCAAGCGAAGCGCCAGTGACTCCAGAAGTGATGGAAGGTTTCGCCGCAATGAGCGCCTTAGGCACCGACGATCGTTTGGCTAAGCTTGATGGTACTGAGACAGCGGATCACCGACGTGCATCACGACCGTTTGGCGAAAATGCTGGCTTTACCATGGGCGAGTCTACTCAGTACTTTGTTTTGATGGACGACGAGCTCGCATTAGAGCTCGGAGCGGATATCTACGGCGCTGTACCAAATGTATTTGTCAATGCAGACGGCTTTAAGAAGTCCATTTCTTCGCCCGGCGCCGGTAACTACATCACGGTGTCGAAGGCGGTTGCAGCAGCTCAAGCCATTGTCGGTAAAGAGGCTGTGAAAGAGCGCTCGTTTATTCAGGCTCATGGTTCAAGTACGCCACAAAATCGTATCACTGAATCGATGATCTTCGATAAAGTAGCAAAGGGGTTCGATATTGAGAAGTGGCCGGTCACGGCGGTTAAAGCGTTTGTTGGGCACCCATTGGGACCTGCGAGTGGCGACCAGCTGGCCAATACTCTCGGTGTGTTTGCTGATGGTATTATTCCTGGTATCAAAACTACCGAGAAAGTGGCCGATGACGTTTTTGACGATCGTTTAGACATCGTATTAACAGACAAGGCAGCAAAGATGGACGTCGCTTTTCTCAATTCGAAGGGTTTTGGCGGCAATAATGCAACAGCGATTGTGCTGTCTCCGTCAGTCGTAGAGTCGATGTTGACACACCGTTATGGTGATCAAAAATTCCAAGCATATTGTGACAAGCGCGAGGCGGTTAGGGCGGTGGCAAAGGAATATGACGACAAGGCGCTGCAAGGTGATTTGCAGATCATCTATAATTTCGGCTCTGGCATTATTGAAGAGCATGAAATTAGTGTGACCGAGGCAGCGTTATCTATTGAACGTTTCGCTAATGCTATTCCGCTCGAATTTGCCAACCCGTATGCCGATATGACCGATGGTTGA
- a CDS encoding GlxA family transcriptional regulator, giving the protein MKVAFLITPHMLATSLTNAYELFFAANQTALTRTGSQNTKVKLVKVAADNARIELPSGLSLQPDVRLDQTAFDMVYIPALWRNPRPIVRNNPAIVEWVRWQYEHGAILNATGTGVCFIAETGLLNDKPATTHWHHLEQFATDYPLVELKRQHFITSAGRIFCAASINAQTDLTLHHVHRYYSKEISDHLSQHFSHEVRQPFDRLNFTQKENSNHPDEVVLQAQLWMQNHINKAAISIHRVAELFGMSQRNFTRRFRIATNMTPLQYLQRQRFNVARELLQSSNLSIAEIAYRVGYLDVSYFTKLFKQFSSITPKEYRKTVRAKLFSSHD; this is encoded by the coding sequence ATGAAAGTCGCATTTCTAATTACGCCACATATGTTGGCGACCAGCCTAACCAACGCTTATGAGCTATTCTTTGCCGCCAATCAAACCGCGCTAACTCGTACTGGCAGTCAAAACACCAAAGTTAAATTAGTTAAAGTGGCGGCTGACAATGCGCGCATTGAATTACCTTCAGGCCTAAGCTTACAACCAGACGTTAGGCTCGATCAGACCGCATTTGATATGGTTTACATTCCAGCATTATGGCGCAATCCACGCCCTATTGTTCGTAATAACCCGGCCATAGTCGAATGGGTCCGCTGGCAGTATGAACATGGAGCTATTCTCAATGCGACCGGCACTGGCGTATGCTTTATTGCTGAGACCGGTTTACTAAACGACAAACCAGCGACCACTCATTGGCACCATTTAGAGCAATTCGCTACCGACTACCCGTTGGTTGAACTCAAGCGTCAACATTTCATCACCTCAGCCGGACGTATTTTTTGCGCTGCCAGCATCAACGCACAAACCGACTTAACGCTACATCACGTGCATCGCTACTACAGCAAAGAAATCTCTGATCACCTTTCTCAGCATTTCTCCCACGAAGTTCGTCAGCCCTTCGACCGCCTTAACTTTACCCAAAAGGAGAATTCAAACCACCCTGATGAAGTGGTACTGCAGGCACAACTATGGATGCAGAACCATATTAATAAGGCGGCTATTTCGATCCATCGAGTGGCTGAGTTGTTCGGTATGAGTCAACGAAACTTCACGCGCCGATTTCGCATTGCCACGAATATGACTCCGCTCCAATATTTGCAACGGCAACGCTTCAATGTGGCGCGCGAACTATTGCAAAGCAGCAATCTCAGCATCGCCGAAATCGCCTATCGCGTGGGCTACCTCGACGTAAGCTACTTCACCAAATTATTTAAACAATTCTCGTCAATAACGCCGAAGGAATACCGTAAAACGGTACGCGCAAAACTATTTAGTAGCCACGATTAG
- a CDS encoding VOC family protein — protein sequence MKQHIGLVSFVVPDYDPAIDFFVDKLGFELVEDTQIESENKRWVVVKPTGCDGSALLLARATKSAQLEAIGNQTGGRVFLFLYTDDFWRDYQLYQSRGIEFVREPKTTEYGTVAVFEDFVGNQWDLIQPAD from the coding sequence ATGAAGCAACACATAGGCTTAGTAAGTTTCGTCGTTCCGGATTATGATCCAGCGATTGATTTTTTCGTGGATAAACTCGGTTTTGAGCTAGTCGAGGATACCCAAATTGAAAGCGAAAATAAGCGCTGGGTTGTAGTGAAGCCGACGGGTTGCGACGGGTCAGCTTTGCTATTGGCGCGTGCTACCAAGTCGGCGCAATTAGAAGCGATTGGAAACCAAACTGGCGGCAGGGTCTTTTTATTTTTGTATACCGATGACTTTTGGCGCGATTATCAACTCTACCAATCACGCGGGATAGAATTTGTGCGTGAACCCAAAACCACCGAATATGGCACAGTGGCAGTGTTTGAGGATTTTGTTGGTAACCAGTGGGATCTAATTCAGCCGGCGGACTGA
- the htpX gene encoding protease HtpX yields MVRRIFYFIATNAAIMIVAGIIIQFLPAEYQTSDGRFLIIALVAGFGGSIVSLLMSKSMAKRAAGVYVIESPRNETEQWLLTTVARQAEQAGIGMPEVGIFETPDMNAFATGANKNNALVAVSTGLLHNMTRDEAEAVMGHEIAHVANGDMVTLALIQGVVNTFVLLLARALALAIDRDGRGIGYFVGFMAGQVVFGFLASIVVAFFSRRREYRADAGGAEYAGAHKMIAALEKLKQGQAGHLPDQLAAFGINSSVKSLFSTHPPLEERIAALKNR; encoded by the coding sequence ATTGTGAGACGTATTTTTTATTTTATCGCGACCAATGCCGCCATCATGATTGTGGCCGGTATTATCATTCAATTCTTGCCCGCAGAATATCAGACCAGCGATGGCCGGTTTCTTATTATTGCGTTGGTAGCTGGCTTCGGCGGCTCAATCGTGTCGTTATTGATGTCTAAATCAATGGCTAAGCGAGCGGCTGGTGTGTATGTCATCGAATCGCCTAGGAATGAAACTGAGCAATGGTTGTTAACCACCGTTGCACGCCAAGCCGAGCAGGCTGGCATCGGCATGCCTGAAGTCGGAATTTTCGAAACGCCGGACATGAACGCGTTTGCTACTGGGGCCAATAAAAATAATGCTTTGGTTGCCGTCAGTACCGGTTTGCTGCACAACATGACACGCGATGAAGCGGAAGCTGTTATGGGTCATGAGATCGCTCATGTGGCGAACGGCGACATGGTGACGCTGGCCTTAATACAAGGTGTGGTCAATACCTTTGTACTGCTATTGGCGCGCGCGTTGGCATTAGCGATTGATCGTGATGGACGTGGCATTGGCTACTTTGTTGGATTTATGGCTGGCCAAGTCGTGTTTGGTTTTCTTGCGAGTATTGTTGTTGCATTCTTCAGTCGTCGACGAGAGTACCGAGCCGATGCTGGTGGCGCAGAGTACGCTGGCGCGCACAAGATGATTGCAGCGCTGGAAAAGCTCAAGCAAGGACAAGCTGGTCACCTTCCTGATCAATTAGCGGCGTTTGGCATCAACAGCAGTGTCAAAAGCTTGTTCTCGACGCATCCTCCACTAGAAGAGCGGATTGCTGCGCTGAAAAATCGCTAA
- a CDS encoding TerB family tellurite resistance protein: protein MLKSIKKLIKKSDKKPEGGELELKLAAATLMFEVIRSDGRVDKVELIYMGEILRREFKLNEEELEELFKQAKDTAHEATSLQGFTREICDQWGSTKRMKLLEYLWMLALADDQIDPHERHLVRKVAGLLYLNEKQIVQSRERAKQQLGMQ from the coding sequence GTGCTTAAATCAATAAAGAAGCTGATTAAAAAGTCAGACAAAAAACCCGAAGGTGGGGAACTGGAGCTGAAACTGGCTGCAGCAACACTGATGTTTGAAGTCATTCGTTCGGATGGCCGTGTCGATAAAGTCGAATTAATCTACATGGGAGAAATTCTACGCCGCGAGTTCAAACTAAATGAAGAGGAACTTGAGGAACTTTTCAAACAAGCCAAAGATACCGCTCACGAAGCCACCAGTCTTCAAGGCTTCACTCGCGAAATTTGCGATCAATGGGGCAGCACTAAGCGCATGAAATTGCTCGAATATTTATGGATGTTGGCGCTGGCTGATGACCAAATAGACCCGCATGAACGACACCTAGTTAGGAAAGTCGCTGGATTGCTTTACCTTAACGAGAAGCAGATTGTGCAAAGTCGCGAACGCGCCAAACAACAATTAGGTATGCAATAA